In one window of Palaemon carinicauda isolate YSFRI2023 chromosome 2, ASM3689809v2, whole genome shotgun sequence DNA:
- the LOC137619653 gene encoding tropomyosin-2-like has product MTSPKTFLLASWHGAGEKRIHIEKQKKLLDLMDREEMERLHPAVYDGANYVAGQTKEHAKLDEASKKDLSEELDGAEEGIKLFDDFIARIHQETETTNDLQRICEEVHDEEAEENELSTDDIAISALNADLVRANKKIQGLMARLEKAESQNDELREELSSKTFVQVREIEVCNNIGNLALIDDLHRANNNIESLFVSLEKAEARNDQIRDELLAKAYVEKELENAREEIRILEKKLERVTEDLKTANENLLEKRDFGQVQDISFAGKDP; this is encoded by the coding sequence cttttggcgtcatggcatggtgctggggagaAGAGGATTCACATAGAGAAGCAAAAAAAGCtcttggatttgatggatcgggaggaaatggagagactgcatccagcagtctacgatggggcaaattatgttgccggaCAAACTAAGGAACACGCAAAATTGGATGAAGCATCGAAAAAGGATCTAAGTGAAGAGTTGGACGGAGCAGAAGAGGGAATTAAGTTATTTGACGATTTCATCGCTAGAATACACCAAGAGACGGAAAcgaccaatgacttacaacgcatctgtgaagaggtgcatgaTGAAGAGGCAGAAGAAAATGAGTTATCTACTGACGACATAGCCATATCAGCTTTAAATGCAGATTTAGTTAGAGCGAATAAGAAAATTCAGGGTCTTATGGCAAGGCTAGAGAAAGCTGAAagtcaaaacgatgaacttcgagaggagctttcgTCCAAGACATTTGTTCAGGTAAGAGAAATTGAGGTAtgtaataacatcggtaacttagctttaattgatgatttacATAGAGCGAATAACAATATAGAGTCGCTttttgtaagtctagaaaaagctgaagctcgaaacgatcaaattcgtgatgagcttttggccaaggcatatgtagaaaaggaattagaaaatgcccgtgaggaaattcggatactcgagaagaagcTGGAAAGAGTAACAGAAGATCTCAAGACAGCCAACGAGAATCTTCTGGAAAAGAGAGACtttggacaggttcaggacatcagtttcgcTGGAAAGGACCCCTGA